The Marinobacter sp. MDS2 genome includes a region encoding these proteins:
- the argS gene encoding arginine--tRNA ligase: MKETVSELLQSALATLQSEGTLPADQTFTPQVGNTKDKSHGDYACNIALVASKAAGCPPRKLAEALIAALPESDAVAKVEIAGPGFINFFMSTASAFGIVNTILDEAEQFGRNNNGKGEKVQVEFVSANPTGPLHVGHGRGAAIGDCLCRLLEANGYDVTREFYYNDAGAQINNLALSVQSRVKGLTPEHESWPEDGYRGDYIVDVANAYLAGETVIADDREVTAKADPDDQAAIREFAVAYLRREQDLDLKAFGVQFDVYFLESSLYDDGKVEATVERLKANGYTYEHEGAMWLKTTEFGDDKDRVMRKKDGGYTYFLPDVAYHLDKWQRGFTTVINEQGADHHSTVTRVRAGLQALKADIPQGWPDYVLHQMVMVTRSGQEVKISKRAGSYVTVRDLIDEVGRDATRFFLAARRVDSQLTFDIDLARSQTNENPVYYIQYAHARICSVLRKLEAEGVQRGRTECVGDLSLLKLDEEKELANQLAKYPELIANSAAQREPHHLTHYLRDLAGQFHTYYNAHKVLIEDTALRDARVSLYLAVRQVIENGLGLLGVSAPEEM, translated from the coding sequence ATGAAAGAGACCGTATCCGAGCTTCTCCAGTCTGCACTGGCCACCCTTCAATCCGAAGGCACGTTGCCGGCTGATCAAACCTTCACTCCGCAAGTTGGCAATACCAAGGACAAATCCCACGGGGATTACGCCTGTAATATTGCTTTGGTGGCTTCCAAAGCCGCTGGCTGCCCTCCGCGAAAACTGGCTGAAGCGTTGATCGCTGCGCTGCCGGAAAGCGATGCGGTTGCCAAGGTAGAGATTGCCGGGCCCGGGTTTATCAACTTTTTCATGAGCACCGCCAGCGCGTTCGGGATTGTGAACACGATTCTGGATGAAGCGGAGCAGTTTGGCCGTAATAACAACGGCAAGGGTGAAAAGGTTCAGGTGGAGTTTGTTTCCGCCAACCCCACCGGCCCGCTGCACGTGGGTCACGGCCGTGGCGCGGCGATCGGAGACTGCCTGTGCCGTCTGTTGGAAGCCAACGGTTACGATGTTACCCGCGAGTTTTATTACAACGATGCCGGTGCTCAGATCAACAACCTGGCACTGTCGGTTCAGTCCCGGGTGAAGGGCCTGACACCCGAGCACGAAAGCTGGCCAGAAGACGGTTACCGGGGTGATTACATTGTTGATGTGGCCAATGCCTACCTGGCCGGTGAAACCGTGATCGCGGACGACCGTGAAGTTACGGCTAAAGCGGACCCCGATGACCAGGCGGCGATTCGCGAATTTGCCGTTGCCTACCTGCGCCGGGAACAGGATCTGGACCTGAAAGCCTTCGGCGTTCAGTTCGATGTGTATTTCCTGGAATCCTCCCTGTACGACGATGGCAAAGTAGAAGCCACCGTTGAGCGCCTCAAAGCCAACGGCTACACCTATGAGCACGAAGGTGCCATGTGGCTGAAAACCACCGAGTTCGGCGACGATAAAGACCGGGTGATGCGCAAGAAAGACGGTGGCTACACCTACTTCCTGCCAGACGTGGCCTATCACCTGGACAAGTGGCAGCGTGGCTTTACCACCGTGATCAATGAGCAAGGTGCGGATCACCACTCCACCGTGACGCGGGTTCGCGCGGGTTTGCAGGCACTGAAAGCCGACATCCCTCAGGGCTGGCCGGATTACGTTCTGCACCAGATGGTGATGGTTACCCGTTCCGGGCAGGAAGTGAAAATATCCAAACGTGCCGGTAGCTACGTCACCGTGCGTGATTTGATCGACGAAGTGGGCCGCGATGCCACCCGCTTCTTCCTGGCGGCGCGCCGGGTAGACTCCCAGTTGACCTTCGATATTGACCTGGCCCGCTCTCAGACCAATGAAAACCCGGTGTATTACATTCAGTATGCCCACGCTCGGATCTGCAGCGTGTTGCGCAAGCTGGAAGCCGAAGGCGTTCAGCGCGGTCGCACCGAATGCGTGGGTGACTTGAGCCTGCTGAAGCTGGATGAAGAAAAAGAGCTGGCAAACCAGTTGGCGAAATACCCGGAACTAATTGCCAACTCCGCGGCTCAGCGTGAACCGCATCATTTGACGCACTATTTGCGCGACCTGGCCGGCCAGTTCCACACCTACTACAACGCGCACAAAGTGCTGATTGAAGACACCGCACTGCGTGATGCACGAGTGAGCTTATACCTGGCCGTGCGCCAGGTGATCGAGAACGGCTTAGGCCTGCTGGGCGTAAGCGCCCCTGAGGAGATGTAA
- a CDS encoding SPOR domain-containing protein yields the protein MARDYAKKDRPSGKGAAAPRKRNAQSGNKSAAKPKRSAPSHSQQGGLSVKWILSLAAVGGFMGFIVYLNTLPTGQEVQQSSPSQAQQTQPQAPQKQPPTQTARKERDFRFYEMLPESEVVPPKVEEYTPGPAKQAYDYVVQSGSFRSKQDAERQRAQIAFQGLRAHVQHVVQDNGSEWYRVNVGPFTSRSQMNSAVDKLVAINIQPLVRKIPKKG from the coding sequence ATGGCCAGAGATTATGCCAAGAAAGACCGCCCTTCCGGCAAAGGTGCTGCTGCGCCCCGAAAGCGCAATGCCCAGTCAGGCAATAAGTCTGCGGCCAAGCCGAAACGCAGTGCACCTTCGCACTCCCAACAGGGTGGCTTATCTGTGAAGTGGATTTTATCTCTGGCCGCTGTGGGCGGCTTTATGGGCTTCATTGTGTACTTGAACACCCTGCCTACGGGGCAGGAGGTTCAACAGTCGTCGCCCTCGCAGGCACAACAGACACAACCCCAAGCGCCTCAGAAGCAGCCACCGACGCAAACCGCCCGCAAGGAGCGCGACTTCCGGTTCTACGAAATGTTGCCAGAATCCGAAGTGGTTCCGCCCAAGGTTGAAGAATACACCCCCGGCCCTGCCAAACAGGCCTACGATTACGTGGTTCAGTCTGGCTCGTTCCGCAGCAAGCAAGATGCCGAGCGCCAGCGCGCCCAAATCGCCTTCCAAGGCCTACGCGCGCACGTGCAGCACGTGGTTCAGGACAACGGCAGCGAGTGGTACCGCGTGAACGTGGGCCCCTTCACCTCACGAAGCCAGATGAACTCCGCTGTGGATAAGCTGGTGGCCATAAATATTCAGCCTCTGGTTCGAAAGATTCCCAAGAAAGGTTGA
- the hslV gene encoding ATP-dependent protease subunit HslV, which translates to MTTIVSVRRDDEVAMGGDGQVSLGNTVMKGNARKVRTLYNGQVIAGFAGGTADAFTLFERFEAQLEKHQGNLTRAAVELAKDWRSDRALRKLEALLAVADKTASLIITGNGDVIEPEQGLIAIGSGGPFAQASARALLENTDLSAHEIAEKALEIAGDICIYTNQNRTLEVLPIKD; encoded by the coding sequence ATGACTACGATTGTTTCCGTCCGCCGTGACGACGAAGTCGCCATGGGAGGTGATGGCCAGGTTTCACTGGGCAACACCGTCATGAAAGGCAATGCCCGCAAAGTACGCACGCTGTATAACGGCCAGGTGATTGCTGGATTCGCCGGTGGCACCGCCGATGCCTTCACCCTTTTCGAGCGCTTCGAAGCCCAGCTGGAAAAGCATCAGGGCAACCTGACCCGAGCGGCCGTGGAGCTCGCCAAAGACTGGCGTTCCGACCGTGCCCTGCGCAAGCTGGAAGCCCTACTGGCCGTAGCCGACAAAACCGCCTCTTTAATCATTACCGGTAATGGCGATGTGATTGAGCCGGAGCAAGGCTTGATTGCCATCGGTTCCGGCGGCCCTTTTGCTCAGGCTTCTGCCCGCGCGTTGCTTGAAAACACCGATCTGAGTGCGCACGAAATTGCCGAGAAGGCTCTGGAAATTGCAGGAGACATCTGCATCTACACCAACCAGAACCGCACTCTGGAAGTGCTGCCCATCAAAGACTGA
- the hslU gene encoding ATP-dependent protease ATPase subunit HslU, translating into MSAMTPREIVHELNKHIVGQQEAKRAVAIALRNRWRRMQLDSSLRDEITPKNILMIGPTGVGKTEIARRLAKLADAPFLKVEATKFTEVGYVGRDVESIIRDLADMAVKMLREKEMKRHENQALDAAEDRILDALLPPARDFNEDSARDNDSASRQMFRKKLREGDLDDKEIDIDLSSSGAGVEIMAPPGMEEMTNQLQSMFSNMASDKRKTRKMKVADAMKRVKEEEAAKLVNEEEIKQKALLAVEQNGIVFLDEIDKVAKRSENTSSDVSREGVQRDLLPLIEGSTVSTKYGAVRTDHILFIASGAFHLSKPSDLIPELQGRLPIRVELQALTPDDFKRILTEPDASLVQQYEALMGTEGVKLNFAEDAIARIAEIACKVNETTENIGARRLHTVLERLLESLSFEAGDQVTDGFEVTAAYVNEKLGELAEDEDLSRFIL; encoded by the coding sequence ATGTCTGCAATGACTCCCCGTGAAATCGTTCACGAACTGAACAAACACATCGTGGGCCAGCAAGAGGCCAAGCGCGCCGTCGCCATCGCCTTGCGTAATCGTTGGCGCCGGATGCAGCTGGACAGCAGCCTGCGCGATGAGATCACCCCGAAGAACATTTTGATGATCGGCCCCACCGGTGTCGGTAAAACCGAAATCGCTCGCCGCTTGGCGAAGCTGGCCGACGCGCCCTTCCTGAAGGTAGAAGCCACCAAGTTTACCGAAGTGGGTTATGTGGGCCGCGACGTGGAATCCATCATCCGTGATCTGGCGGATATGGCCGTTAAGATGCTCCGAGAGAAGGAGATGAAGCGCCACGAGAATCAGGCACTGGATGCCGCCGAAGATCGCATTCTGGATGCCCTGCTGCCGCCTGCGCGCGATTTCAACGAAGACAGCGCCCGCGACAACGATTCCGCCAGCCGCCAGATGTTCCGCAAGAAACTTCGCGAAGGCGATCTGGACGACAAGGAAATCGACATTGATCTGAGCAGCAGCGGCGCCGGCGTTGAAATCATGGCGCCGCCGGGCATGGAAGAAATGACCAACCAGCTGCAAAGCATGTTCTCGAACATGGCCTCGGACAAGCGCAAAACCCGCAAGATGAAAGTGGCCGACGCCATGAAGCGGGTGAAGGAAGAAGAAGCTGCCAAGCTGGTGAACGAGGAAGAGATCAAACAAAAGGCTCTGCTGGCCGTTGAGCAGAACGGCATCGTGTTCCTGGACGAGATCGACAAAGTGGCCAAGCGGTCCGAAAACACCTCGTCAGACGTTTCCCGTGAAGGCGTTCAGCGTGACCTGCTGCCCCTCATTGAAGGCAGCACCGTGAGCACCAAATACGGCGCGGTACGGACCGATCACATTCTGTTCATCGCCTCGGGTGCCTTCCACCTGTCCAAGCCGTCTGATTTGATCCCCGAGCTTCAGGGACGTTTGCCGATTCGGGTTGAGCTGCAGGCGCTGACGCCGGATGACTTCAAGCGGATTCTGACTGAGCCGGATGCCTCTCTGGTGCAACAGTACGAAGCACTGATGGGTACCGAAGGCGTGAAGCTGAACTTTGCAGAAGATGCCATCGCCCGAATTGCAGAAATTGCCTGCAAGGTGAACGAAACCACCGAAAACATTGGTGCCCGCCGCCTGCACACCGTACTCGAGCGTTTGCTGGAAAGCTTGTCGTTCGAAGCCGGCGATCAGGTGACTGACGGTTTTGAAGTAACGGCTGCGTACGTTAATGAAAAACTGGGCGAGCTCGCCGAAGATGAGGATTTGAGCCGGTTCATCCTGTAA
- a CDS encoding patatin-like phospholipase family protein, which translates to MTDATELKPTPKIGLALGGGGPLGGIYEIGALRALDEALDGLNFNELNVYVGVSSGSFVASHLANQVTTAQLCRIFVRNEAEVHPFHPDVFYRPAFREIGSRLLAVPKLLSTAVSRFINNPYDQSLLEALTILAQAAPAGLFDNEGLHDYLRRAFTMLGRTNDFRQLKRSLYVVAADVESSDAVCFGAPGFDHVPISKAVQASTSSPGLYVPVEIDGRYYVDGTLRKGLHASVAFEDGADLVFAVNPQVPIDASAAVRAGSLKAGDLTHSGMPNMLSQTFRTMVYSRMQSGIAQYARDYPDKDILLFEPTRDDAKLFFSNVFSFQSRRMVCEHAYQMTRRDLLNRADELEPKLAQYGIKLRRDRLEDEQRTISTSLYGELLPLYVAKGRKKQAQKGRLASGLSNVTHLFSKAQ; encoded by the coding sequence ATGACAGACGCGACCGAACTCAAGCCAACACCAAAAATAGGCCTTGCCCTGGGCGGCGGAGGGCCGTTGGGTGGTATTTATGAGATCGGCGCATTGCGGGCGCTCGACGAGGCGCTTGATGGTCTCAACTTCAATGAGCTGAACGTCTACGTTGGTGTAAGCTCCGGCTCGTTTGTGGCCTCCCACTTGGCCAACCAGGTAACCACCGCGCAGTTGTGCCGGATTTTTGTGCGCAACGAGGCCGAGGTGCACCCTTTCCACCCCGATGTGTTCTACCGCCCTGCGTTTCGCGAGATTGGCAGTCGTTTGCTGGCGGTGCCCAAACTGCTAAGTACGGCGGTCAGCCGGTTTATCAACAACCCCTACGATCAAAGCTTGCTGGAAGCCCTGACCATTCTGGCTCAGGCCGCACCGGCCGGGTTGTTTGATAACGAAGGGCTGCACGATTACCTGCGCCGCGCGTTTACCATGCTCGGCCGCACCAACGATTTCCGGCAACTCAAGCGCAGTTTGTACGTTGTAGCAGCGGATGTGGAAAGCTCCGACGCCGTATGCTTTGGTGCACCCGGCTTTGACCACGTACCCATTTCGAAGGCGGTTCAGGCCAGCACCTCCTCCCCGGGTTTGTATGTGCCGGTCGAGATTGATGGCCGCTATTATGTGGACGGCACGCTTCGGAAGGGCTTGCATGCGTCTGTTGCGTTTGAGGATGGGGCGGATCTGGTCTTTGCCGTTAACCCGCAGGTGCCCATTGATGCCAGTGCGGCCGTGCGTGCCGGGTCGTTGAAAGCCGGTGATCTGACGCATTCCGGTATGCCGAATATGTTGTCCCAGACCTTCCGCACCATGGTGTATTCAAGAATGCAGTCGGGGATTGCCCAATACGCCAGAGACTATCCGGATAAAGACATTCTGCTGTTTGAGCCCACGCGGGACGACGCCAAACTGTTCTTCTCCAACGTGTTCAGCTTCCAGAGTCGCCGTATGGTATGCGAGCACGCCTACCAGATGACCCGTCGCGATCTTCTGAATCGTGCGGATGAGCTGGAGCCGAAGCTGGCGCAATACGGCATCAAGCTGCGCCGGGACCGGCTGGAAGACGAACAACGTACCATCAGCACCAGTCTGTACGGTGAACTGCTGCCGCTGTATGTGGCCAAAGGCCGGAAAAAACAGGCGCAGAAAGGTCGCTTGGCCAGTGGGTTGAGTAACGTGACGCACCTGTTCTCCAAGGCGCAGTAA
- the ptsP gene encoding phosphoenolpyruvate--protein phosphotransferase — MLGILRSIVQEVNSARDLNEALDIIVSRVQKAMGTEVCSVYLLDPASNRYILMATEGLYKDAVGHVSLAHSEGLVGLVGSREEPINLEDAPSHPRYRYFPETGEERFSSFLGVPIIHHRAVLGVLVVQQRENSRCFDEGEEAFLVTISAQLAGVIAHSEATGAISGLSLTGEEAHDVCFNGVPGAPGVAIGTGTVVYPSADLDVVPEKPAEDIDRELELFWSAVQAVKEDIQRVANRLASQLRPEEQALFDVYLRMLDESALPGEVVSKIQEGIWAQGALKQVIQQYIRHFEMMDDLYLQERVVDIRDLGRRLLSHMQEGEQKHLEYPERTVLVSEELTPAMLGEVPKGQLVGLVSVKGSSNSHVAILARAMGVPTVMGLVDIPVNQLGGRELVVDGFEGQIFASPSADLRAFYQAICEEEDELFRGLEELRDKPCETLDGHRVPLLVNTGLMTDVVRSLSHGAEGIGLYRTEVPFMIKDRFPSEQEQREYYREQLEAFAPNPVTMRTLDIGGDKALTYFPIQEENPFLGWRGIRVTLDHPEIFLLQVRAMLKASEGLNNLQIMLPMISNVSEVEESLHLIYRVYHEVREEGYDVHMPKVGVMIEVPGAVYQIRELADRVDFVSVGSNDLTQYLLAVDRNNPRVAQLYHSYHPAVLQALVRIAQDTHAVGKPVGICGELAGDPGGALLLMAMGYDSLSMNAASLPKVKSVIRSVDREWAVQLLQDVLLLDSPHVIKSCVDLALRNAGFGRYLRPVKTPVCEPAAL, encoded by the coding sequence ATGCTCGGCATCTTGCGAAGTATTGTACAAGAGGTAAACAGCGCCCGTGATCTGAACGAGGCACTCGATATCATTGTCTCGCGAGTGCAGAAAGCCATGGGAACCGAAGTCTGTTCGGTGTACCTGCTGGATCCCGCCTCAAACCGCTACATACTCATGGCCACCGAAGGTCTCTATAAAGATGCGGTGGGCCATGTCAGCCTGGCTCATTCCGAAGGTCTTGTCGGGCTTGTCGGCTCCCGCGAGGAGCCCATCAACCTCGAAGATGCACCTTCCCACCCGCGTTATCGTTACTTCCCGGAAACCGGCGAAGAACGCTTCAGCTCGTTTCTCGGGGTGCCCATCATTCACCACCGCGCGGTATTGGGCGTTCTGGTGGTTCAGCAGCGGGAAAACTCCCGCTGCTTTGATGAAGGCGAAGAAGCCTTTCTGGTAACGATCTCGGCTCAGTTGGCCGGGGTTATCGCCCACAGCGAAGCCACAGGCGCCATCAGCGGCCTGTCGTTAACCGGTGAAGAAGCCCACGACGTGTGCTTTAACGGGGTGCCCGGTGCGCCGGGTGTCGCAATCGGTACGGGCACGGTGGTATACCCCTCAGCCGATCTGGATGTGGTTCCCGAGAAGCCCGCCGAGGATATTGATCGTGAGCTGGAATTGTTCTGGAGCGCGGTTCAAGCGGTCAAAGAAGATATCCAGCGTGTGGCCAACCGGTTGGCTTCGCAGCTTCGGCCCGAAGAGCAGGCACTGTTTGATGTTTACTTGCGCATGCTGGATGAAAGCGCACTTCCCGGCGAAGTGGTCAGCAAAATTCAGGAAGGCATTTGGGCGCAGGGTGCCCTGAAGCAAGTGATCCAGCAGTACATCCGTCATTTTGAAATGATGGATGATTTGTACCTGCAGGAACGGGTGGTGGATATCCGCGATCTGGGGCGCCGTTTGTTGTCGCACATGCAGGAAGGCGAACAAAAACATCTGGAATACCCCGAACGCACCGTATTGGTGAGCGAAGAGCTGACCCCTGCGATGCTGGGCGAAGTGCCGAAAGGGCAATTAGTGGGCCTGGTGTCGGTCAAAGGCTCCAGTAACTCCCACGTTGCCATCTTGGCGCGGGCGATGGGCGTGCCGACCGTTATGGGGTTGGTGGATATCCCCGTCAACCAGCTGGGTGGTCGTGAGCTGGTGGTCGACGGTTTCGAAGGGCAAATCTTCGCCTCGCCCTCTGCCGACCTTCGGGCGTTTTATCAGGCAATTTGCGAAGAAGAAGACGAGTTGTTCCGCGGGCTGGAAGAGCTACGGGATAAGCCCTGTGAAACCCTGGATGGCCACCGGGTGCCTTTACTGGTGAATACCGGGCTGATGACCGATGTCGTGCGTTCTCTGTCCCACGGCGCCGAAGGCATCGGTCTGTACCGCACCGAAGTGCCGTTCATGATCAAAGACCGCTTCCCCTCCGAGCAAGAGCAGCGGGAATACTATCGCGAGCAGCTGGAAGCCTTTGCTCCGAATCCTGTGACGATGCGAACTTTGGATATCGGCGGTGACAAAGCACTGACGTATTTCCCGATCCAGGAAGAAAACCCGTTTCTGGGTTGGCGCGGCATTCGGGTGACGCTGGATCACCCGGAAATCTTCTTGTTGCAGGTTCGGGCGATGCTCAAGGCCAGCGAAGGCTTGAATAACCTGCAAATCATGTTGCCGATGATCAGTAACGTCTCCGAGGTGGAGGAATCGCTGCACCTGATCTACCGGGTTTATCACGAGGTCCGCGAAGAAGGCTACGATGTCCACATGCCCAAAGTGGGCGTGATGATCGAAGTGCCGGGGGCGGTGTATCAGATTCGTGAGCTGGCCGATCGTGTGGATTTCGTGTCGGTGGGCTCCAACGATCTCACGCAATACCTGCTGGCGGTCGATCGAAATAACCCGCGGGTTGCCCAGTTGTATCATTCTTATCATCCAGCGGTTCTGCAGGCCTTGGTGCGTATTGCACAAGACACCCATGCCGTGGGCAAACCGGTCGGTATCTGCGGCGAGCTGGCCGGTGATCCGGGCGGAGCCTTGTTGCTGATGGCCATGGGGTATGACTCGCTGTCGATGAACGCGGCCAGCTTGCCGAAAGTGAAATCGGTGATCCGCAGCGTGGATCGTGAGTGGGCGGTTCAGTTGCTGCAAGACGTTCTGTTGCTGGATTCGCCTCACGTGATCAAGAGTTGTGTGGATCTGGCACTGAGAAACGCAGGTTTCGGCCGATACCTTCGCCCCGTTAAGACACCGGTGTGCGAGCCGGCCGCGCTTTAA
- a CDS encoding RNA pyrophosphohydrolase gives MIDSDGFRPNVGIILANHRGEVLWARRIGQDSWQFPQGGINPNESPEEALYRELEEEIGLSANDVEIITCTRGWLRYRLPRRMVRHNSHPVCVGQKQKWFLLRMLSPDAHVRVDGTDSPEFDGWQWVSYWYPLGQVISFKREVYRRALRELAPRLFHNMEQWQKGESNRRLKEHQK, from the coding sequence GTGATCGACTCAGACGGTTTCAGACCCAACGTCGGAATCATTCTGGCCAACCACAGGGGCGAAGTACTCTGGGCAAGGCGAATAGGGCAGGACTCCTGGCAATTTCCGCAAGGCGGTATTAACCCGAATGAGTCTCCTGAAGAGGCCTTGTACCGGGAGCTGGAAGAGGAAATTGGCCTGAGTGCCAATGATGTGGAGATCATCACATGCACACGAGGGTGGCTAAGATACCGGCTGCCCAGGAGGATGGTACGCCACAACTCGCACCCCGTATGTGTGGGGCAAAAACAGAAATGGTTCCTGCTGCGGATGTTGTCACCAGATGCGCATGTTCGCGTGGATGGTACAGATTCACCTGAATTCGACGGTTGGCAGTGGGTGAGCTACTGGTATCCGTTAGGACAAGTGATATCGTTTAAACGAGAAGTGTACAGGCGCGCGCTGAGAGAACTGGCCCCCAGACTGTTTCACAACATGGAACAGTGGCAAAAAGGAGAGTCAAACCGGCGTTTGAAGGAACACCAAAAATGA
- a CDS encoding HAD family phosphatase encodes MTLAIFDLDNTLLAGDSDHAWGEFLVEEGLVDPEVYRQANDRFYQEYLNGELDVFEYQRFALQPLSTHSMEELESWRETFMAKKVQPMMLEKAAKLLADHRAQGHTLMIITATNRFITEPIAELLGVDYLIATEPELVNGRFTGEVAGTPSFQDGKVVRLNDWLEAFNETLDGAWFYSDSHNDVPLLKLVQNPVAVDPDPTLEKLAVESGWPVMSLRD; translated from the coding sequence TTGACGCTCGCAATTTTTGATTTGGACAACACTCTGCTGGCCGGCGACAGCGACCACGCGTGGGGCGAGTTTCTGGTGGAGGAAGGGTTGGTAGACCCAGAGGTATACCGCCAGGCAAACGATCGCTTCTATCAGGAGTACCTGAATGGCGAGCTGGACGTTTTCGAATACCAGCGCTTTGCTCTGCAACCGCTGTCCACCCACAGCATGGAAGAGCTCGAATCCTGGCGCGAAACGTTTATGGCGAAGAAAGTGCAGCCGATGATGCTGGAGAAAGCCGCCAAGTTGTTGGCCGATCACCGCGCTCAGGGGCACACGCTGATGATCATTACTGCCACCAACCGATTTATCACCGAGCCGATTGCGGAGCTTTTGGGGGTGGATTACCTGATTGCGACCGAACCGGAGTTGGTGAACGGGCGGTTTACCGGCGAAGTGGCAGGAACACCGAGCTTTCAGGACGGCAAAGTGGTGCGCCTGAACGACTGGCTAGAGGCCTTCAATGAAACGTTGGACGGCGCGTGGTTTTACAGCGACTCCCACAATGATGTGCCGTTGCTGAAACTGGTGCAGAACCCAGTGGCTGTGGACCCAGACCCTACATTGGAGAAACTGGCTGTTGAGAGTGGCTGGCCGGTGATGTCGCTTCGGGACTGA
- a CDS encoding class I SAM-dependent rRNA methyltransferase, translating into MDFPILYLRKGAERRLRAGHLWVYSNEVDIKRSPLTEFEAGAQAQLRASNDKPLGTVFVNPHALICGRLISREPAHGMTPKRLTDRMEAALSLRDRLFDKPFYRWVFGDSDGLSGLVVDRFDDVVVVQISTAGMELMKDAIVRAVQRLAHPRVVVLKNDGKMRKVEGLSSYVEFAHGPETDVLRVEENGAQFEVPLAGGQKTGWFYDHRMNRQRLQAYAPGKRVLDVFSYVGGWGIQAAVAGASQVTCVDASSSAVDSVHHNAKLNGLDNVDTIEGDAFDALKALADEKEKFDIVVLDPPALIPRRRDQKAGEQAYARLNQLGLRLLERDGLLVSASCSMHLSQEKLIDIIRGSGRKIDRFVQLLEQGHQAPDHPVVPGIPETDYIKSCFVRSLTGFL; encoded by the coding sequence ATGGATTTCCCGATTCTGTACCTGCGCAAAGGCGCAGAACGCCGTCTCCGTGCTGGCCACTTGTGGGTTTACAGTAACGAGGTGGACATCAAGCGCAGCCCGTTAACGGAATTCGAAGCCGGGGCTCAGGCTCAGTTGCGGGCATCGAACGACAAGCCGCTGGGTACGGTATTTGTGAACCCCCATGCGTTGATTTGTGGGCGTTTGATCAGTCGGGAGCCTGCTCACGGTATGACCCCCAAGCGCTTGACGGACCGGATGGAGGCGGCGCTTTCGTTGAGGGATCGGTTGTTTGATAAGCCGTTTTACCGCTGGGTGTTTGGTGACAGCGATGGCCTATCTGGTTTGGTGGTGGATCGTTTTGATGACGTTGTGGTGGTGCAGATTTCCACGGCGGGCATGGAGCTGATGAAAGACGCTATTGTGCGTGCGGTTCAGCGTTTGGCGCATCCTCGTGTGGTGGTGCTGAAGAACGATGGCAAGATGCGCAAGGTGGAAGGGCTTTCCAGCTATGTGGAATTTGCTCATGGCCCCGAGACAGACGTTCTGCGGGTGGAAGAGAACGGCGCGCAGTTTGAGGTACCGTTGGCTGGCGGACAGAAGACGGGATGGTTTTACGATCACCGGATGAATCGTCAGCGGCTGCAGGCCTATGCGCCGGGTAAGCGGGTGTTGGATGTGTTTAGTTACGTGGGGGGCTGGGGTATTCAGGCCGCAGTTGCCGGTGCTTCTCAAGTAACTTGTGTGGATGCGTCATCGTCCGCGGTGGATTCAGTGCATCACAATGCCAAGCTGAACGGGCTGGATAATGTGGATACCATTGAAGGCGATGCCTTTGACGCCTTGAAAGCGCTGGCGGACGAGAAAGAGAAGTTCGACATCGTGGTACTGGATCCACCCGCGCTGATTCCGCGCCGTCGTGATCAAAAAGCCGGTGAACAGGCTTATGCCCGGTTGAATCAGCTGGGGTTGCGATTACTTGAGCGGGATGGGCTGCTGGTGTCTGCGTCTTGTTCCATGCATTTGTCGCAGGAAAAGCTGATCGACATCATCCGCGGCAGCGGCCGTAAGATTGACCGTTTCGTTCAGTTGCTGGAGCAAGGTCATCAGGCGCCGGATCATCCGGTTGTGCCCGGTATTCCTGAAACGGATTACATCAAATCTTGCTTCGTGCGGTCACTGACCGGTTTTCTGTAA
- the gcvH gene encoding glycine cleavage system protein GcvH, with amino-acid sequence MSNIPADLKYIDTHQWVRVEADGTATVGITDFAQEQLGDVVFIEVPEVGATVNGGEEAGVAESVKSASDVFSPVTGEVLEVNEKLEDEPEIVNDDPYGEGWMFKVKLADEGELDGLMDPEAYAEHVASEG; translated from the coding sequence ATGAGCAATATCCCTGCGGATCTTAAGTATATCGATACGCACCAGTGGGTGCGGGTTGAGGCTGATGGTACGGCGACTGTTGGTATCACGGATTTCGCCCAGGAGCAGTTGGGTGATGTGGTTTTTATCGAAGTGCCGGAAGTGGGTGCTACGGTTAACGGTGGTGAGGAAGCGGGTGTTGCGGAGTCGGTGAAGTCGGCTTCGGATGTGTTTAGCCCGGTGACTGGTGAGGTTCTTGAGGTGAATGAGAAGCTTGAGGACGAGCCCGAGATTGTCAACGATGATCCTTATGGTGAAGGCTGGATGTTCAAGGTTAAGCTGGCGGATGAAGGCGAGCTCGATGGCTTGATGGATCCTGAGGCTTACGCTGAGCACGTGGCTTCAGAAGGCTAA